One Porphyromonas pogonae genomic region harbors:
- a CDS encoding calcium/sodium antiporter, with translation MILNIIYLLLGMAFIVGGAHFLTEGAVSMARKWGISPLVIGLTIVAFGTSMPELAVSCISALKGNPDIAIGNVIGSNIFNIFMILGITAMITPLKISISTVKVEIPLVILASVVLFVMAMDITISGQTMNILSRGDGIVLLAFFIIFLAYTFAISKKQKPSSKEEDQEFSDIKVYATWLSILMFLGGLGALIFGGDAFVKGASGIALSFGVSQSLIGLTIVAMGTSLPELATSIAAALKKQPDIAVGNVVGSNIFNIFFILGVSSTITPIRPSGIGMIDYIVLMISAVMLCIFALFFGKKTITRGEGLVLTLCMIAYTSFLIYQG, from the coding sequence ATGATACTAAACATCATTTACCTCCTATTGGGCATGGCATTTATTGTTGGCGGAGCCCATTTCCTCACAGAAGGGGCTGTTTCTATGGCTCGTAAGTGGGGTATATCCCCATTGGTAATAGGGCTTACTATTGTGGCTTTTGGAACATCCATGCCGGAGCTTGCTGTAAGTTGTATTTCTGCATTGAAGGGTAATCCTGATATTGCTATAGGCAATGTGATCGGTAGTAATATATTCAATATATTCATGATACTTGGTATCACAGCCATGATCACTCCGTTGAAAATAAGTATAAGTACCGTAAAAGTAGAAATACCCTTAGTAATACTAGCTTCGGTAGTTCTCTTTGTGATGGCTATGGATATCACTATCAGTGGTCAAACAATGAACATTCTATCAAGAGGAGATGGTATAGTGCTTTTGGCATTTTTTATAATTTTCTTGGCATATACTTTTGCTATTTCGAAAAAACAAAAACCATCTTCTAAAGAAGAGGATCAAGAATTTAGCGATATAAAAGTGTATGCAACATGGTTATCTATTCTCATGTTTCTGGGTGGCTTAGGTGCTCTTATTTTTGGGGGAGATGCTTTTGTAAAAGGCGCTTCAGGAATAGCACTGAGTTTTGGCGTGAGCCAGAGTTTGATTGGCCTTACTATTGTGGCTATGGGTACTTCTCTTCCGGAACTTGCAACCAGTATAGCTGCTGCCCTGAAGAAGCAACCGGATATTGCAGTGGGTAATGTAGTAGGTAGTAATATCTTCAATATATTCTTTATTTTAGGAGTTTCTTCCACCATAACACCAATTAGACCCTCAGGGATAGGTATGATAGACTATATTGTCCTGATGATTTCAGCAGTTATGCTTTGTATTTTTGCTTTGTTTTTTGGAAAGAAGACTATTACTCGAGGAGAAGGACTCGTACTTACTCTTTGCATGATAGCTTATACTTCTTTCTTGATTTATCAGGGCTAA
- a CDS encoding ABC-F family ATP-binding cassette domain-containing protein — protein MIAVNDLSVQFGKRILFQDVNLKFTPGNCYGIIGANGAGKSTLLRVISGQLDATKGTVMQGPGERLSVLSQDHFAFDEYTVLDTVLMGHTVLWGIMEEKNALYAKPDFNDEDGNRVAELEDKFAEMEGWNAESDAATLLSGLGIKENVHYTLMKDLSGKEKVRVLLARALFGKPDNLLLDEPTNDLDLETVSWLENYLSECEQTVLVVSHDRHFLDSVCTHTVDIDFGKVQQFAGNYSFWYESSQLALRQQQQQNKKAEEKRKELEEFIRRFSANVAKSKQTTSRKKMLEKLNVEEIAPSSRRYPGIIFSPDRDPGNKILEVKGLTAKAEDGSLLFKDLNFNVEKDDKIIFISRDPRAMTAFFQIINDEEKPESGSFEWGQTITMAYLPLDNSSYFNTDMNLVEWLSQFAADTNDVYLKGFLGRMLFSGEEILKSASVLSGGEKMRCMISRMMLKNANCLVLDSPTNHLDLESIQAFNNTLKGFKGNILFSSHDHEFIQTVANRIIELTPNGIIDKIMDYDDYITDPTVAELKAKYYGA, from the coding sequence ATGATAGCAGTTAATGATTTGAGTGTGCAGTTTGGTAAGCGCATACTTTTTCAAGATGTCAATCTGAAGTTTACCCCCGGTAATTGTTATGGTATCATCGGAGCCAACGGTGCCGGCAAATCTACACTCTTGCGTGTGATTAGCGGTCAGCTCGACGCTACAAAGGGAACAGTGATGCAAGGTCCGGGAGAACGCTTGTCAGTCCTCAGTCAGGATCACTTTGCTTTCGATGAATATACTGTACTGGATACAGTGCTTATGGGACATACAGTGCTTTGGGGCATCATGGAAGAAAAAAATGCCCTATATGCCAAACCGGACTTCAATGATGAAGACGGAAACAGAGTCGCAGAGCTGGAAGATAAATTTGCAGAGATGGAAGGCTGGAATGCCGAAAGTGATGCTGCAACGTTACTCAGTGGCTTGGGCATAAAAGAAAATGTACATTACACACTCATGAAAGACCTTAGTGGTAAAGAGAAAGTGCGTGTACTCCTTGCTCGAGCGCTCTTTGGTAAGCCGGATAATCTGCTTCTCGATGAGCCTACCAATGACCTTGACCTGGAAACGGTTTCGTGGCTCGAAAACTATCTGTCTGAGTGTGAACAAACAGTATTGGTAGTAAGTCACGACCGACACTTCCTTGATTCTGTATGTACCCATACAGTAGACATTGACTTTGGTAAAGTACAACAGTTTGCCGGGAACTATAGCTTTTGGTACGAATCTAGCCAGCTAGCTCTACGCCAACAACAGCAACAAAACAAAAAAGCTGAAGAGAAGCGTAAAGAACTTGAAGAGTTTATCCGACGCTTTAGTGCTAATGTCGCAAAAAGTAAGCAAACTACAAGTCGTAAAAAGATGCTTGAGAAACTCAATGTAGAAGAGATCGCCCCCAGTAGCCGACGTTACCCGGGCATCATATTCTCTCCAGATCGTGATCCGGGCAATAAAATTTTAGAAGTTAAAGGTCTCACTGCAAAAGCTGAAGATGGCTCATTGCTATTTAAAGATCTTAACTTCAATGTCGAAAAAGACGATAAGATTATCTTCATCAGCCGTGATCCGCGAGCTATGACTGCTTTTTTCCAGATCATAAATGATGAGGAAAAGCCAGAATCAGGATCATTCGAGTGGGGGCAAACCATCACAATGGCATACCTCCCTCTTGACAATAGCAGTTACTTCAATACTGACATGAACCTTGTAGAGTGGCTTTCGCAGTTTGCAGCCGATACCAATGATGTATACCTCAAAGGATTCCTTGGGCGTATGCTTTTCAGTGGAGAAGAAATCCTCAAAAGTGCGTCTGTTCTTTCGGGAGGAGAGAAGATGCGTTGCATGATCTCACGTATGATGCTCAAGAATGCCAACTGCCTTGTATTGGATAGCCCAACTAACCACTTGGACTTAGAGTCAATACAAGCTTTCAACAATACGCTCAAAGGATTTAAGGGTAATATATTATTTTCAAGTCATGACCATGAGTTTATACAGACGGTAGCCAACCGTATTATAGAGCTTACCCCCAATGGCATCATTGACAAGATAATGGACTATGATGACTATATCACAGATCCTACTGTAGCAGAGCTAAAAGCGAAGTATTACGGAGCATAA
- a CDS encoding SusC/RagA family TonB-linked outer membrane protein codes for MNKRTLLVGVALTSFIALGVQDLHAASIPNDNISVEAQNPGSLTGTVKDKDGAVIGANIRLKKNQAKGTTSDVNGKFTLSGLKKGDVLIISFVGYKDQEIVYNGQQNIVVTLSEDSQVLNEVVVTALGIKREKKALGYAMQEVKGDDLLKVREPNVTNALSGKVSGVQIIRSSNGPGGSSKIVLRGNNSLTGNNQPLIVVDGVPMDNFTGADNNDYWNPSPDMGNGLSDINPEDIESMTVLKGASAAALYGSRAGNGVIQIVTKTGKKSKGLGLTISSSVAFEELFMKPKLQNSFGQGTNGAFKKEESSSWGPKIEGQEYTKWNGEKDHMRSYDNIRNYFRTGVNFTENVSFSQQYEKASVYTSLTRTDDKSNIPGSSLDRTNLMVRAISKFGTDDKWSTDTKVQYIKTNVQNRPINGVNSSNSFFIMYSLPRSMDIRDFKNPLNPDGTMRWYGVGNQTNPYWSSQYNLNNDTRDRFLLNASLKYKATDWLDAELRFGSDQYSTSVENKVYAGSPIVGGGGRYSVEQIKFYENNYSFLINAHKDNIWENLGVAGSFGGNLMARKYTGISSNSGELIVPNLFTLNNGVNKPSTDESYSRKKINSLYGTFQLNWNGYLFLDGTLRNDWSSSLSKANRSFLYPSLNFSWIITEMLRKNDVNVPSWINFAKVRASMAQVGNDLEPYQLYNSYIIQKDPLEGTIANLDGVLYNQSVRSELIKSYELGAEVRMFDNRLGIDFAWYRSNATRQLLKLPMDNASGYNSKIINAGNIQNQGFELMLNADIIRSKDFNWHTMLNLSHNRNKIVDLYNDGAYTVNEYELGRFENLKIVAIRGGNYGEIWGTTYKRVEDKDSEYFGKLIVDGNGLPVGEGTMSKLGDQQPDVLMGLTNSFSFKGVDLSFLIDARIGGKIFSGTNRALQSTGSSSVTVVNGDRKDMVVDGVVKGDNGKWQINKKEIKVQDYWNTVTGSTGNLGIGEANIYNATSVRLRNISLNYTLPQSLLSHTPITKAKIGFSCNNVWMLKSYLNGIDPESVFATGTNAVGYEFSSSPTSRSFLFNITLGF; via the coding sequence ATGAACAAACGAACTTTATTAGTTGGTGTTGCATTGACTTCTTTTATTGCCTTAGGGGTACAGGACTTGCATGCCGCAAGTATTCCTAATGACAATATATCAGTCGAGGCACAAAATCCCGGTTCATTAACAGGTACAGTCAAGGATAAAGATGGTGCTGTTATTGGCGCAAATATCCGATTGAAGAAAAACCAGGCCAAAGGCACTACTTCAGATGTCAATGGTAAGTTTACTCTTAGCGGATTAAAAAAAGGAGATGTGCTGATCATTAGCTTTGTAGGGTATAAAGATCAGGAAATTGTATACAACGGACAGCAAAATATAGTTGTAACTCTATCGGAAGATTCGCAAGTCCTAAATGAGGTTGTAGTGACAGCTTTAGGAATTAAAAGGGAAAAGAAAGCATTGGGTTATGCTATGCAGGAAGTTAAAGGTGATGACCTGCTCAAAGTGAGAGAGCCCAATGTGACTAATGCTTTGTCCGGTAAAGTATCGGGTGTCCAAATCATCAGATCAAGTAATGGCCCGGGAGGTTCTTCCAAGATCGTTTTGAGAGGTAATAACTCACTTACCGGCAATAACCAACCTCTTATCGTTGTGGATGGAGTACCTATGGATAACTTTACCGGAGCTGATAACAATGATTATTGGAATCCCTCGCCTGATATGGGTAACGGCCTTTCGGACATCAACCCTGAAGATATTGAGAGCATGACTGTACTAAAAGGAGCTTCGGCAGCTGCTCTTTACGGTTCGCGTGCGGGGAACGGTGTTATTCAAATTGTGACCAAAACAGGAAAGAAAAGCAAAGGCTTGGGCTTGACTATCTCTTCCTCTGTCGCATTTGAAGAGTTATTTATGAAGCCCAAACTTCAGAATTCTTTCGGTCAAGGTACCAACGGTGCTTTTAAGAAAGAAGAGAGTAGCAGTTGGGGACCCAAGATAGAAGGTCAGGAATACACTAAATGGAACGGAGAGAAAGATCATATGAGATCTTATGATAACATCAGAAATTACTTCCGTACCGGTGTAAACTTTACCGAGAATGTTTCTTTCTCTCAGCAGTATGAAAAAGCATCAGTTTATACATCTCTTACCAGAACAGATGATAAGAGTAATATCCCCGGGTCATCCTTGGATAGAACAAACTTGATGGTACGTGCTATCTCAAAATTTGGCACTGACGACAAATGGAGCACCGATACTAAAGTCCAATATATCAAAACAAATGTACAAAACAGACCTATTAACGGTGTAAATAGTTCAAACTCATTTTTCATTATGTATTCATTGCCCCGTTCCATGGATATAAGGGATTTTAAAAATCCTCTGAATCCTGATGGTACAATGAGATGGTATGGTGTGGGTAATCAAACAAACCCATATTGGTCCAGCCAGTATAATCTGAACAATGATACCCGCGACCGTTTCTTACTGAATGCTTCTTTGAAATACAAAGCTACAGATTGGTTGGATGCGGAGTTAAGATTTGGATCAGACCAATATTCTACAAGTGTTGAGAATAAAGTTTATGCAGGTTCTCCTATAGTGGGAGGCGGTGGTAGGTATTCTGTGGAGCAGATCAAATTCTATGAGAATAACTACAGCTTCCTTATCAATGCTCACAAAGATAATATTTGGGAAAATTTAGGCGTTGCAGGTTCATTCGGAGGTAATCTTATGGCCAGAAAATATACCGGTATATCTTCCAATTCAGGAGAGCTTATCGTCCCCAACCTTTTCACCCTAAACAATGGTGTAAACAAACCTTCTACTGATGAGTCATATAGTCGTAAAAAGATCAATTCTCTTTATGGAACTTTCCAGCTCAACTGGAATGGCTATCTTTTCCTTGATGGAACTTTGCGTAATGACTGGTCTTCATCGTTGTCCAAGGCTAACCGCTCTTTCCTTTACCCCTCTCTCAACTTTTCTTGGATTATTACAGAGATGTTGCGTAAAAATGATGTGAATGTCCCTTCATGGATCAATTTTGCCAAAGTACGAGCTTCAATGGCACAGGTAGGCAATGACCTTGAGCCATACCAACTCTATAATTCCTATATTATACAAAAAGATCCGCTCGAGGGTACTATAGCCAATCTGGATGGTGTATTGTACAATCAGTCGGTAAGAAGTGAGTTGATAAAGTCTTATGAGTTGGGTGCTGAGGTACGCATGTTTGATAATCGTTTAGGAATAGACTTTGCTTGGTACAGATCCAATGCTACACGTCAGTTGCTTAAGCTTCCCATGGACAATGCCAGTGGATATAACTCCAAAATCATCAATGCAGGTAACATCCAGAATCAAGGTTTTGAGTTGATGTTAAATGCCGATATTATAAGATCAAAAGACTTTAATTGGCACACTATGCTCAACCTTTCTCATAATCGTAATAAAATCGTAGATCTATATAATGACGGTGCTTATACTGTAAATGAATATGAGTTGGGTCGTTTTGAAAACCTCAAGATTGTAGCTATCAGAGGTGGTAACTATGGTGAGATCTGGGGCACTACTTACAAAAGAGTAGAGGATAAAGACAGTGAGTATTTTGGTAAACTTATTGTGGATGGTAACGGCCTTCCTGTAGGAGAGGGGACAATGTCAAAGTTGGGTGACCAGCAACCTGATGTTCTTATGGGGCTTACCAATTCGTTCTCATTCAAAGGTGTAGATTTGAGTTTCTTGATTGATGCTCGCATCGGAGGTAAAATATTTTCAGGAACCAATCGTGCTTTGCAAAGCACCGGATCATCTTCTGTCACTGTGGTAAATGGAGATCGCAAGGATATGGTTGTGGATGGTGTAGTAAAAGGTGATAATGGAAAATGGCAAATCAATAAGAAAGAGATCAAAGTCCAAGATTACTGGAATACGGTGACCGGATCTACCGGTAACTTGGGTATAGGTGAAGCAAATATTTATAACGCTACAAGCGTAAGACTAAGAAATATTTCGTTGAACTATACTTTGCCTCAATCATTACTCAGTCATACACCCATTACTAAAGCCAAAATAGGCTTCTCATGTAATAATGTGTGGATGCTCAAGAGTTACCTCAATGGTATTGACCCGGAATCTGTTTTTGCTACCGGAACCAATGCAGTTGGATATGAATTCTCATCTTCCCCCACTTCGCGTTCATTCTTATTCAATATTACTCTTGGATTCTAA
- a CDS encoding transposase produces MIVKEHRKPLKSKKAKFPRLTKILADVGYHGSLKDRVKDKFGWVLEIVLRSDQCPSKFQVLPKRRMVERSFSWLENFRRLTMDYEFKADTAEAMVQLAFIQIMLNRIIE; encoded by the coding sequence ATGATAGTAAAGGAGCACCGCAAGCCATTGAAAAGCAAAAAAGCAAAGTTTCCACGTCTAACTAAGATTCTGGCAGATGTAGGCTATCATGGAAGCCTTAAAGACCGGGTAAAAGATAAATTTGGATGGGTGCTGGAAATAGTGCTTAGATCAGACCAATGTCCTTCAAAGTTTCAGGTATTACCTAAACGCCGGATGGTGGAAAGGTCTTTCTCATGGCTTGAGAATTTCAGACGACTTACGATGGATTACGAATTTAAAGCGGATACAGCAGAAGCAATGGTGCAGCTCGCATTCATTCAAATCATGCTTAACAGAATTATTGAATAA
- a CDS encoding SusD/RagB family nutrient-binding outer membrane lipoprotein, with amino-acid sequence MKNIKYIIGGLVLGGALAFTSCSDFDDVNADPKAATKDQVLSEYLINKSLVAAQLNPHIAERAFVLYWKTAGHQQRSGGISTGSLNDGWSVDYYNHITTNCLKPIYEAIKLSKIKIDEKKNKSYEPTLYAVARIWRAYLLTEASDMFGPVAIEGYAGENPHYATTEDVYKYALKELKEASEILKTSETPKDTKVTDLDHIFGYNTKKWFAYSNSLRMRLAMRLSEVAKDLAKTNFEEAAAAGGILTADGRFQFEEKPGWDDLTGVMSREWNAQFISPTYNNLVLGLGGIKSEQLIKNNDIKKMIKPANYMGMKYDKHFTLKSSDPSCGFFFDGIPYSVDPRTYNTFIIPGDVDNPEFCFYPSWAKEETYKTKYDLKRLDDKTKTLDSLDAKFTWNVWPAGDWGEVGAVNDMIQLGTMPRLAQKFRGSKNKRVFLGEWETYFLIAEAALRGWKVPMDAKTAYEDGIKASFAYSGAEFVDEYLKSTAYNRVGTSVAWDHTAEPPATVEMDCINGYTKKEEKYTYKYPIASNTLYGKALNDHLTKIITQKFIANTPWLPLETWNDHRRLGLPFFETPAVEKPLVNMPQLNQSNFMKEQVNFFPQRLKFPSSIEVGNKPGYIEAVKQLGGEDNVFTPLWWAKKK; translated from the coding sequence ATGAAAAATATAAAATATATAATTGGAGGACTTGTTTTAGGAGGAGCATTGGCTTTTACATCATGCTCTGACTTTGATGATGTCAACGCAGATCCTAAAGCTGCAACAAAAGATCAGGTTTTGTCTGAATATCTTATCAACAAATCACTGGTGGCTGCTCAATTGAACCCTCATATTGCAGAGAGAGCCTTTGTTCTTTATTGGAAAACAGCAGGCCATCAGCAAAGATCAGGCGGTATATCTACCGGTTCTCTGAACGACGGTTGGAGTGTCGATTATTACAATCATATTACCACCAATTGTCTCAAGCCTATCTATGAAGCTATCAAACTCTCAAAGATTAAGATCGATGAGAAAAAGAACAAATCTTATGAACCTACCTTATATGCAGTAGCAAGAATTTGGAGAGCTTATTTGCTTACGGAAGCAAGTGATATGTTTGGCCCCGTAGCTATAGAGGGATATGCCGGAGAAAACCCGCACTATGCTACTACAGAAGATGTTTATAAGTATGCTCTTAAAGAACTCAAGGAGGCATCTGAGATACTCAAAACATCTGAAACACCCAAAGATACTAAAGTCACCGATCTGGATCATATATTCGGCTACAACACCAAAAAATGGTTTGCGTATTCCAACTCGCTTAGAATGCGTCTTGCCATGCGCCTTTCGGAGGTAGCGAAAGACTTAGCTAAGACCAACTTTGAAGAGGCTGCAGCTGCAGGAGGAATTCTTACTGCAGATGGAAGATTTCAATTTGAAGAAAAACCCGGATGGGATGATCTTACCGGCGTAATGAGCCGTGAATGGAATGCGCAGTTTATATCTCCGACATATAATAACCTTGTTTTAGGTTTAGGTGGTATAAAATCAGAGCAATTGATCAAGAATAATGATATCAAAAAGATGATAAAGCCTGCAAATTATATGGGGATGAAGTATGACAAGCACTTTACTCTCAAAAGTAGCGACCCCTCCTGCGGATTTTTCTTTGATGGTATTCCTTACAGCGTTGATCCACGTACATATAATACATTTATTATTCCCGGGGATGTCGATAATCCTGAGTTTTGTTTTTACCCATCATGGGCAAAAGAGGAAACATACAAAACAAAGTATGATCTTAAAAGGCTAGATGACAAGACTAAAACGTTGGATTCGCTCGATGCAAAGTTTACATGGAATGTATGGCCTGCCGGTGACTGGGGTGAAGTAGGTGCTGTCAATGACATGATCCAACTGGGTACAATGCCTCGTTTGGCTCAGAAATTCCGTGGCAGTAAGAATAAAAGGGTATTCCTTGGAGAGTGGGAAACTTATTTCTTGATTGCTGAAGCTGCATTGCGCGGATGGAAAGTTCCTATGGATGCTAAGACTGCTTACGAAGATGGTATCAAAGCTAGCTTTGCTTATAGTGGTGCAGAATTTGTAGATGAATACCTAAAATCTACGGCATACAATAGAGTCGGCACATCTGTAGCATGGGATCATACTGCAGAGCCTCCTGCTACGGTAGAAATGGATTGTATAAACGGCTATACAAAAAAGGAAGAAAAATACACCTACAAATATCCTATAGCAAGTAATACCTTATATGGCAAAGCCCTCAATGATCATCTTACAAAGATCATTACTCAAAAATTTATAGCTAACACCCCTTGGCTGCCGCTTGAGACTTGGAATGATCATAGAAGATTGGGTTTGCCATTTTTTGAAACTCCTGCAGTAGAAAAACCGTTGGTTAATATGCCACAGCTTAATCAAAGCAATTTCATGAAGGAGCAGGTCAATTTCTTCCCTCAACGTCTTAAGTTCCCAAGTTCCATTGAAGTAGGTAATAAACCGGGATATATCGAAGCCGTGAAACAGTTGGGAGGTGAAGATAATGTATTTACTCCTCTTTGGTGGGCAAAGAAAAAATAA
- a CDS encoding transposase produces the protein MDGNKKIKGRKEHIIVDNMGLPMAVAVHEANIHDSKGAPQAIEKQKSKVSTSN, from the coding sequence ATGGACGGAAACAAGAAAATAAAGGGGAGAAAGGAACATATTATCGTTGATAATATGGGACTTCCGATGGCTGTTGCTGTCCACGAAGCCAATATTCATGATAGTAAAGGAGCACCGCAAGCCATTGAAAAGCAAAAAAGCAAAGTTTCCACGTCTAACTAA
- a CDS encoding aspartate kinase: protein MRVLKFGGKSLDNGVGLHKVLGIILDNYNQGKQPTIIVSARGDATDRLLHLVDLAVSDRAYEDELDSFITHQQAESTVDLCAEFDRIEDLLRGIRLLHECSSKTKDEIVSFGEIISSKFITHELIQKGYPAIAVDAGDLIITNSNYGNADVDIKASELQTISFFESLSVHLIPIITGFIARSHAGNRTTLGRNGSNYTAALVANFLNASILENYTHVDGIYTANPSVVKDAKKIEELSYSDAAELSQFGADILHIKTIEPLQRKDIPLRVLNTFVCATTNTGTLISSRPQDRSVRALASLSHKALIHFEGKNMLGRAGIDARIFGAFGKRKISASLVSQGSSERGIAIVVNESDADNAVKSLAEEFLEDIRQGLISVIYAEKGLSVLAIVGLNLAEFDRPYKALVTNQIIPILLNNAIPGNTLCLLVRSEEISKAMNVIHGEIFDRTKAVHLAVIGHGAVGKEFIDQVLAQRSLIRKRKNIDLKIFAVANSQKLLLSEDGIGYDWSTQKERMPPTSDIAGSIIDFGKKHYLENMIVIDNTASPEIAIQYETFASNGFDIVSSNKRANTLPWIEYQALRTVLKNKRKTYRYETNVGAGLPLIDNLKLLHLAGERITRIYGLFSGSLSFIFNSLSENKNLSVREALQESIHRGYTEPDPREDLSGNDVARKVLILVRELDVPCELCDVDVENLVPKALRSLTAIEFQERFAEFEQFIEAFRNSCSDEEVMRYVGEVVWDDNTQQALLKAGLRKIPRDSPLGMVRGADSCFEIYTESYGSSPIVIQGAGAGAKVTARGVFGDVLRLAERYQ, encoded by the coding sequence ATGAGAGTATTGAAATTTGGAGGTAAATCTCTTGATAATGGAGTTGGTCTCCATAAAGTGTTGGGGATAATATTAGATAATTATAACCAAGGCAAACAACCTACAATAATAGTATCTGCACGTGGCGATGCTACAGACCGACTGTTGCATCTTGTTGATTTGGCAGTAAGTGATCGGGCATATGAGGATGAGTTAGATTCTTTCATTACACATCAGCAAGCGGAATCTACGGTAGATCTTTGTGCCGAGTTTGATCGGATTGAAGATCTACTTAGAGGTATAAGACTATTGCATGAATGCAGTTCAAAGACAAAAGACGAAATTGTAAGCTTTGGTGAAATAATCTCATCCAAATTCATAACTCATGAATTGATTCAGAAAGGCTATCCAGCGATAGCTGTGGATGCAGGAGATTTGATCATAACCAATAGTAATTATGGTAATGCCGATGTGGATATTAAAGCATCCGAGCTACAAACAATTTCTTTTTTTGAGTCATTATCAGTTCATCTTATTCCCATCATCACAGGCTTTATAGCCCGTAGTCATGCCGGAAATCGCACCACCTTAGGACGCAACGGGAGTAATTATACAGCAGCGCTTGTTGCCAATTTTCTCAATGCATCAATTTTGGAAAATTATACTCATGTCGATGGTATTTACACTGCTAATCCCTCAGTGGTAAAAGATGCTAAAAAAATAGAGGAGTTGTCGTATTCTGATGCGGCAGAGCTTTCTCAGTTTGGAGCAGACATTCTGCATATCAAAACCATAGAACCATTGCAAAGAAAGGATATTCCTTTACGTGTGCTGAATACTTTTGTTTGTGCTACTACCAATACCGGAACCCTCATCTCATCCCGACCCCAAGACAGGTCTGTGCGTGCATTGGCATCATTGTCTCATAAAGCTCTCATTCATTTTGAAGGGAAAAATATGCTCGGTCGTGCCGGTATAGATGCTCGTATATTTGGTGCTTTCGGTAAAAGAAAAATAAGTGCAAGCCTTGTCTCGCAAGGTTCATCCGAAAGAGGCATTGCCATTGTTGTGAACGAAAGCGATGCTGATAATGCGGTAAAATCTTTGGCAGAAGAATTTCTGGAGGATATCCGCCAAGGGCTTATCTCGGTTATTTATGCGGAAAAAGGGTTGTCTGTATTAGCTATCGTAGGACTTAATTTAGCCGAATTTGATCGTCCATATAAGGCTCTTGTAACAAACCAAATCATACCAATCCTTCTCAATAATGCTATTCCCGGAAATACTTTATGCCTTCTAGTCCGTTCGGAGGAGATTTCAAAAGCTATGAATGTAATACATGGAGAGATATTCGACCGAACCAAAGCTGTACATCTTGCCGTAATTGGACACGGTGCTGTGGGAAAGGAATTCATTGATCAAGTACTTGCTCAACGTAGTCTTATACGCAAGAGAAAGAACATTGATCTTAAAATATTTGCTGTAGCCAATTCTCAAAAGTTATTATTATCGGAAGATGGCATTGGATATGATTGGTCGACTCAAAAAGAACGTATGCCTCCAACATCCGATATTGCCGGGAGTATTATTGACTTCGGGAAGAAGCATTATTTAGAAAATATGATAGTGATAGACAATACAGCTTCCCCCGAAATTGCTATTCAATATGAGACCTTTGCCTCAAATGGTTTTGACATCGTTTCTTCAAACAAAAGAGCTAATACGTTACCATGGATCGAGTACCAAGCCCTCAGAACAGTACTCAAAAACAAACGTAAAACCTACAGATATGAGACTAATGTTGGGGCAGGATTACCTCTTATTGACAATTTGAAGCTTTTGCATCTTGCAGGAGAACGTATTACTCGTATTTATGGATTATTTTCAGGTAGTTTAAGTTTTATATTCAATTCGTTGAGTGAAAATAAGAATCTGTCGGTAAGAGAAGCCTTGCAAGAATCTATACATAGGGGATACACAGAACCTGATCCCAGAGAAGACTTAAGTGGGAATGATGTCGCACGTAAGGTGCTTATTTTGGTACGTGAACTTGATGTTCCTTGTGAACTTTGTGATGTGGACGTGGAAAATCTTGTTCCGAAAGCTTTACGCTCCCTGACTGCAATAGAGTTTCAAGAACGATTTGCAGAGTTCGAACAATTTATAGAGGCTTTTAGAAATTCTTGTAGCGACGAAGAAGTGATGCGATATGTGGGAGAAGTAGTTTGGGATGACAATACTCAGCAAGCCTTACTAAAAGCGGGTTTAAGAAAAATACCTCGAGATAGTCCTTTGGGGATGGTGAGAGGAGCTGACAGTTGTTTTGAAATTTATACAGAAAGTTATGGCTCTAGCCCTATTGTTATTCAAGGGGCTGGCGCAGGAGCCAAAGTTACTGCCAGAGGGGTTTTCGGAGATGTGCTTAGACTTGCTGAAAGGTACCAATGA